A single region of the Octopus bimaculoides isolate UCB-OBI-ISO-001 chromosome 6, ASM119413v2, whole genome shotgun sequence genome encodes:
- the LOC106874956 gene encoding unconventional myosin heavy chain 6, which yields MNSEEKCVIKTNCGRILISLNPFKRLAIYDKEHLEKYHDNIEDEDLQPHVYQLAENAYQNMLEGDKNQGILISAVICEYMLEKSRLIKQNQHESNFHIFYAFLKEDFSQYKITKQADYRIFSYPHTHDRPTSYKDIIKILKDLDFKEEDIVRIEKSLAAILHLTSINFEDDNGRIHITTEDAVANVAELMGLDLTELMNVLLEKKLMAPDDIVSTIKSKKQAEEERDAFAKSLYSRLFAWIIAKMNSSLSSSDMRGSSNSISILDMSGFESLETNSFEQFVINFTNEKLQSYLEKHIFTMEMELYKEEGIQLFYNNDKFKGNEEILNMFEKAPSLLILIDEQTHFPESNSDTLFTKLNKTFGNRKYYEKKDVTGFFAIQHFAGKVTYEIDSFLIKNRDEICNDLIMCAKGSRDEFFSRLFRAQRDLTGSIGTSRLGEKRTKTVISYMKVSLLLLVQKLNAAELHFIRCIRPNALKKNNVFERALVEKQLYYTGIADAAEIFKNGYPFRKTYSEFIKTYTVFSKYCKSTAEKEKVKEMLEKANINPSEYCLGKNMIFMKDSVHYCLRKAQKAHPVETESKIDENNDGNEGTTVMTNNIFDTNKQQDDDGNEGTTVMTNNIFDTNKQQDDDGNEGTTFTSELCCYSASNFLVGRYLRKDGSKWTNMTSRLFLRITLPMVSAFPISAKTG from the exons ATGAATAGTGAAGAGAAGTGTGTCATAAAA acTAACTGCGGAAGAATACTCATTTCTCTAAATCCTTTCAAAAGACTTGCGATATATGATAAAGAA caTCTGGAAAAATACCATGACAACATCGAAGATGAAGATCTACAGCCACATGTGTACCAGCTGGCTGAGAATGCTTATCAAAACATGCTGGAAGGAGATAAAAACCAGGGTATCCTTATCAGCG CCGTCATTTGCGAGTATATGTTGGAAAAAAGTCGGCTGATTAAACAAAATCAGCATGAAAgtaattttcacatattttatgcCTTTTTGAAAGAAGATTTTTCgcaatacaaaattacaaaacaagCAGATTACAG AATATTTTCATATCCTCATACACATGACCGACCAACGTCTTATAAggacatcatcaaaattttaaagGATTTGGATTTCAAGGAAGAG GATATTGTGCGAATAGAGAAATCGCTGGCAGCTATTCTTCACCTCACATCAATAAACTTTGAAGATGACAATGGAAGAATTCATATAACCACGGAAGATGCTGTTGCGAACG TGGCTGAATTAATGGGTCTGGATTTAACTGAACTCATGAATGTGCTCCTGGAAAAGAAATTGATGGCACCAG ATGATATTGTGAGCACCATCAAGAGCAAAAAACAAgcagaagaagaaagagatgcATTTGCTAAATCTTTATATTCTCGGCTGTTTGCATGGATTATTGCCAAGATGAATTCATCCCTTTCAAGTTCTGATat GAGAGGCAGTTCGAATTCAATTAGCATTTTGGATATGTCAGGATTTGAAAGTCTAGAAACAAACAGTTTTGAACAATTTGTCATAAAttttacaaatgaaaaattaCAGAGTTACCttgaaaaacacatttttacaatGGAAATGGAACTCTACAAAGAGGAAGGAATTCAGTTATTCTATAACAATGACAAATTTAAAGGCAATGAAGAGATACTGAATATGTTTGAAAAG GCACCGTCATTGCTTATACTAATTGATGAACAAACACACTTCCCAGAGTCCAACAGTGATACTTTGTTCACAAAGTTAAACAAAACATTTGGAAACCGTAAATACTATGAAAAGAAGGATGTCACCGGATTTTTTGCCATTCAACATTTTGCTGGAAAG GTGACTTATGAAATTGATTCTTTCCTCATAAAAAATAGAGATGAAATTTGTAACGATTTGATAATGTGTGCAAAAGGCAGCAGGGATGAATTCTTTTCCAGACTTTTCAGAGCTCAGAGAGATTTAACTGGATCGATAGGAAC GTCCAGACTGGGAGAAAAACGAACAAAAACCGTTATATCTTATATGAag GTTTCATTGCTCTTGCTTGTCCAAAAGCTTAACGCTGCAGAACTTCATTTCATCCG GTGCATTCGACCGAACGCCTtgaaaaagaacaatgtttttgAAAGAGCTCTTGTTGAAAAGCAACTTTATTACACAGGAATCGCAGATGCTGccgaaatatttaaaaatggatATCCATTCAGAAAAACATACAGTGAATTTATTAAGAC GTATACCGTGTTTTCCAAATATTGTAAATCGACGgctgaaaaagaaaaggttaaagaAATGCTCGAAAAGGCAAACATTAATCCAAGTGAATACTGTTTAGGAAAGAATATG ATATTTATGAAAGATTCTGTGCATTATTGCTTAAGAAAAGCACAGAAAGCACATCCAGTAGAGACGGAATCTAAAATAGATGAGAATAACGACGGAAATGAAGGAACTACAGTTATGACTAATAATATCTTCGATACAAACAAACAACAGGATGATGACGGAAATGAAGGAACTACAGTTATGACTAATAATATCTTCGATACAAACAAACAACAGGATGATGACGGAAATGAAGGAACTACA